The Triticum aestivum cultivar Chinese Spring chromosome 6D, IWGSC CS RefSeq v2.1, whole genome shotgun sequence genomic sequence GGGTTTATCCTTCCCTCATTCATGATCACGTTGAATGGTGGATCCCCCACCTTTGCAGCAACTTTTTCGGCTAGCTCTCTCCTCCTTGTAAGGCCATCTGGCAGCCCCTTCACTCTTGCCCATACCGGTATCTTGTTTAGTCTGTATCCCTTGACATATGAAAAACCATCATATTCTTGTAGCACCACCAGAGCCCTCCTAAACAGCCACGACCCCCCCATCCATGATCTTCCTCCAGTCACCTAAACAGTGGCATTGAACTAAGAATAAGTTTGGGCCCTTGACGTTGAAGGTGACCCCTTGTGCCGCCGCCCAAGCATTACGCATCTGTGTCATCAGTGCGGCATGGCTGAAAGGCTTTGTGGTGTGTACGCGAAATAGAGCCAGCCAGCGCACATCCTTTATGAGTTCATCCACTTCTTCCGAGAAATCGAGCTCTTCCTCCTCCCGGCCATGCAACTTCATCCCCGCGAATTGAtcttccagatctggatcggggccaTGGTAATTGCCATACTCCTCCTCGAACCCATCTGCCTGGTTCCGCACGTCCTGCGAACTTTGATCTTGCCTATCCTTCCCCCTAGTCTCATCTCAGCCCCTCCTCTCGCCAGCCCTGATCCACTTGgccgggccgccgccgccatcgctacTACCTCCGCCATCGCTCCCTCCTTCCCTCCTTGCACATGAGTCGTTGGATCCGCCATGCACTCACGCGCACACGACGGAAGAAGATATATCTCACCGACGGCCAAAAAGATCGGCAGCCGGAGAGATTTTACGTGGACTCCGGCAAGAGCGCCGGAGGATAGGTGGAACCCTAGGCGAAAACCCTAGGGGAAAGGAGTGGTCACGTTCTACCTTTTCTTTGGGGGGACGGACCTCATAGTTAGCCCGTTAGGCCCAATTAAACAGAAGGTGTCCGATATTGTTCCCGGAGTAGCGGCCCATGACATGAGGCGCTCCGTGCGTGGTGGGATGGTCATTCAACGACCAGAAATGCTCATTTTCAGATATCTAAGGGCCGCAAACGCAAGTGGCCTGAGAGGGCTCGAATAGTGCGTGATTATAATGTCTCTAAATGCTCTAGTAATTGTTACACGACTTTTATATATTAATTTAAAATATCAACGAGCCTTAAAATACCGtaaggtggaaggcaacttgggctcCAGTTGGTCTAGCCCGGGTTGGTCTGTTTTTTTTTTTTACTCTGCGGGCTCCGGCCCTGCCCTAAACACGGGCGCCAAACGCGGACGACGACTCTTTTCCGCCGCCGGCCACCGCAGTCAGAGGCAGCTGCTACCCGCCGACCAAGTACGTTCTCACCGGACATTAATCTCAAGCTCATGTGAAACCATAGGCCTTCTTCCTCTCCTGAAGAGTGAAGTCCTGGCAGATCCTGACTGGAACCATGCTCAACCACCCCACCCCACTGCCGCCCCAGTTTCTCCCACCCCCGCAGCGCCGCCGATCTTGCTGGTACGTACGCAGGCAGCCCGAATCAATCCGACTGGTAAAACTAATACCACCCCCTCCTTCATAATTGCATTACTCACAATCAGATTGCTCGATGCGTTTCATCCAGATCTCGCCGATACGCGTGCAGCGGGTGTTCCATGGGTCGGGCGAGCGATGAAGAGTGGCCCGCATTCAGATGCTGGGCTCAAGGTGGTAAGAATCTAAAGCACCAGTCCCATCTCCCCTTTTGGGCTCAACTTTGAAGTAAGTGTTGCAACCCAAGACATGTGCAAGTTAATTTGTGAATTCGTAATCAGAAGCATCAGATCATTACAGCGAGTGTGCAAGAAGACAGTtcgtgaaaaataaaataaaattcagcAGCACTCACTGAAGATAAAGTATTTTCTAGGTCGGCTAGTTACTTCTAGTAAGCTCACACTTTGGTAATGGTAGGGCTAACATAATGGACCATTCTGGTGCACCAGTGAATCTCCGTCATGGTGGCTAAGCTAACTGAAGATATCGACAGCGAGGTGCTCCATCTCCATAGCTCGGAGGAGCTTCGAAGCCAACGCACTGGCGTAGACCGAGGAGCCCTCAGATATCTGCACAGTAGGCAACAGATGTCAAGCAGAATGGTACAACCATGTGTGCTAATGCAGTAGAAACGGGGAAGAGGGCCAATGTGTTGCTTTGAGTAAACAAATTTGATTGTTACCTTTGTGTTGAACATGAATATACGTTGATCTCCAATAACCCCCCCAACAACATGGATGAGTTCAAGACGAAACTCATCTATAACCTTTGCAGCACAAAGCAAAGAATTAGTCTTCTTCTTTTCAGTGAACTTGATGTTGATCTCATTACCAACTATGCGGACATCAACATGACATTCCTTGGACCTCCTTTGTATCCATGAGCTCCTTATAGCTCCATTCAGCTGACTGTCCTGATCGTCCTTCACTTGCTGCAGCGACGAACTTTCTCCGTTGTCACGTGCTGCATCATCCAACTTAAGCCTCTTCATCCTATGTTTGGTATCGCCTTCCACCAAACTTGTCAGTTCCTTCAATGTTCTGTTCAGCTCATTGATGTATTCGATGGCATCTCCAACTATAGAGGCTCGGTCATTCTACAGAAAAATATTGTAATAACCAATAACATCACATTCACGAGAAATACAAGAAGTGTACACAATTTAAAAAGGTTTTGTCATGATTCCATATTTCTTATTTGCcttagatagcctgaagatacctcTTAAGGATCAGTACGGTTGGTGATAAGGTAATGCTGGATATGTCAAATCAAATCCCATTTGATCTATGTAAGATTATTTTTCTGTTTCACAACTGTTTTATCTTCAGTGTTTCACAACTGTTTTATCTTCGGCTAAGCAAAAAGTGACAGATCCTAAAAATCTAACAATGGTAATGTATTTATGCTGCATAAACTAAGGAGTTGCATTCGAATTTGTTGTCTTTGGATACTAATGATCTATGCACATCAATTTGTCAACTAAATCTACCGAGAACTCCAGTATTCACCTACAGAAAGGTCCAGCATACACTTCCCAACATAACGTATGTCATCTATGTGGAACTTATATTAGGTGGACTGTTGTAACTAGGGAACTTTGTAAAAGCTTGCTGGTgatgaaaacataaaaaaaattatgaaaaagttCAGGTTTGTTTTGACCTCCTAAATGCCAGTGGTAGTGGTTCTTTTTATACTCTTAGAAAATATTGTTGGCTTCATACTGAAATGGCGCCAGATCTGGAAACTAATAGAAGATAGCGAATTTTGTAGAAAATTCATGTCATTAGTTGCCGTTTAAGTGATTTATCTGTAACTGTGAGAACCAAAAACCATTTAAAATCTAGAGAAGATGTGTTGAACAAACCTTCGTAGGGCTTGGCAGCAGTGATCTTAAAGCCCCATATTTCACATTTATCTGCTCCCTCCTCTCTTTTTCAGTTGCAAAGTTAGCTTTTGCCTTGCCAAAGCCACCTTTCTTACTTCTTCCCAGTTTTGGGCTACCAAACTGCCTCCCGTCTATCTCTTGGAGAATATTTCCTGCAGCTCCTACTACCCCCATCGCCCGATCTCTCTCATCATCACTGGAGAACAGCCCAAAACTTTGCGGAAGTGAATGATAGAGATCCTTGAATAGGTGAGATTGATTGTCATTATATTGTAATGGTAGAGTTGAATCACCGAGCATCATCCCACTGTCATGAATTGCTCTTCCCAGAACATCATTGTTGATGTCCAATTGGTTGCCAGCATTCTGCCCTGGATCACCAAAGATATGTTCTGTCGAAGGGAATGCAGTAGTCATACTGTACCTTGGGATCTGTAGAAGATTTAGGAGATCAGGTGCAGCTGTGTGAGCACCATCTGGATATGATGCAGCATCATAGTCATCCATTTGTTGTTCAATCGACTGTTGGCTGATGATATGATTTTGGGTACCGAACATTGCAGGAACCCAATTTGAAGTTTCTACCTGGGTCTCTTGTATCATGTGGCCGTGAAGATCCTGATCCATGTCAAATTCAGCCCGATGTTGTATATGGTTGATTGTTCGTGCAGACTCAGAGGTAAGATTGGTTGGATTGCATATATCTTCTATGAAAAAGGAGGGACCGTGGAAGTTTCCTTGCTCAATCTCTGTATTGTCACAAATAGAGTCCAGGGAATCGTGAATCAGTGATCCTGCCATGAGGATAGCATCTCTGGAACCATCAAAATAACCTCCCTCAGCAATCATTCTGGCCTCTGGTGCCTTCACTCAATATCTAAAACAACAGAAGTTAGTAACCAAGGAGCCTCAAAGATGTATCTTAAAGTAGTACAATTTTGGGGGAAAAGGAACCAAATGGAAGAGACAAAGCTGATGAACAAATGACACAGTAGCATGTTAGAAGTGATCAACTGAAATAGCTTGGATCTAAAATAGAGAAAATCATTGGTTCAAGCACGCATATTTAGGAAAAAGGCTACTCAACTTGAATGAAACAGACAATCTGTTTGTTAGATAGAGAAGGCTGCAGCTCGCCTTGGTCGTGTTGGTTGTTCGGAAGAAAGCAAAGACGTGGAGTTTAAGCTAGGCATCTGGTTGTCTCTTCTTTCGATGAGGAGAAGCTGTATTAGCACACTGGACGAGACATGAAGCCTCTTTGCTTCCTCAAGACCCAACAAACTCCAGTGTGTCTTTATTGGTATCATACTATAAATATTAATCTTGGTAGCTTGTGCTTCAACTACCTT encodes the following:
- the LOC123145183 gene encoding transcription factor EAT1 → MIAEGGYFDGSRDAILMAGSLIHDSLDSICDNTEIEQGNFHGPSFFIEDICNPTNLTSESARTINHIQHRAEFDMDQDLHGHMIQETQVETSNWVPAMFGTQNHIISQQSIEQQMDDYDAASYPDGAHTAAPDLLNLLQIPRYSMTTAFPSTEHIFGDPGQNAGNQLDINNDVLGRAIHDSGMMLGDSTLPLQYNDNQSHLFKDLYHSLPQSFGLFSSDDERDRAMGVVGAAGNILQEIDGRQFGSPKLGRSKKGGFGKAKANFATEKERREQINVKYGALRSLLPSPTKNDRASIVGDAIEYINELNRTLKELTSLVEGDTKHRMKRLKLDDAARDNGESSSLQQVKDDQDSQLNGAIRSSWIQRRSKECHVDVRIVGNEINIKFTEKKKTNSLLCAAKVIDEFRLELIHVVGGVIGDQRIFMFNTKISEGSSVYASALASKLLRAMEMEHLAVDIFS